From the Petrotoga sp. 9PWA.NaAc.5.4 genome, one window contains:
- a CDS encoding ScpA family protein produces the protein MSISFEELDIKLDIFSGPFYKLVELIKEKKIPVRKISVSRISDIFLKYINENFQDLNSIGEFLELASYLTFLKSKEMLPNSDKDKEFKKHREYIYTSIENYDIIRKAQEIIKKDFGENKKKSIGIKNKAKFDKNQVGYQLVKFFDDYITKQKKLEVIKESYKIEDAIKELKTKDRFDTFQIFEYSHHNKLNFVVMFLAALILVNQGFFNYDGGIFNRIST, from the coding sequence ATGAGTATAAGTTTTGAAGAATTAGATATAAAACTTGATATTTTTTCTGGGCCTTTTTACAAACTTGTGGAATTGATAAAAGAAAAAAAGATACCTGTGAGAAAGATATCAGTGAGTCGTATTTCTGATATCTTTCTAAAATATATTAACGAAAACTTTCAAGATTTAAATTCTATAGGAGAATTTTTAGAATTAGCTTCTTATTTAACCTTTTTGAAATCGAAAGAAATGTTACCTAATTCAGATAAAGACAAAGAATTTAAAAAGCATAGAGAATATATCTATACTTCAATCGAAAATTACGATATTATAAGAAAAGCGCAAGAAATTATAAAGAAAGATTTTGGAGAAAACAAGAAAAAATCCATTGGTATTAAAAATAAAGCTAAATTTGATAAAAACCAAGTCGGTTATCAACTTGTGAAATTTTTTGATGATTACATAACTAAACAAAAAAAATTAGAAGTCATTAAAGAAAGTTATAAAATAGAAGATGCAATTAAAGAACTTAAAACTAAAGATCGTTTTGATACTTTTCAAATTTTCGAATATTCGCACCATAATAAGCTCAATTTTGTTGTTATGTTTTTAGCAGCTTTAATCCTTGTTAATCAAGGTTTTTTTAATTATGATGGAGGAATTTTTAATCGCATTTCAACATAA